The genome window CGCGACCCTTTGCGGCGCTGGCCGAACAGGTGGGGCTGACCGAAGAGGATGTGATCGCCCGCGCGCGCCGCTACCATGAGGAAGGGCAGATGCGCCGCTTCGGCGTCGCCCTGCGCCACCGGGAAGTGGGCTTTACCGCCAACGGAATGGGCTGTTGGGATGTGCCGGAGGAGCGGGCTGAAGAGGTAGGCCGGATCATGGCTACCTTCCCTGAGGCCTCCCATTGCTACCAGCGCCCCCGCTTCGACGGCTGGCCTTACAGCCACTTTACCATGATCCACGGCGAGAGCCGTGAGGATTGTGAAGCGGTGGCCCGCCGCATCTCGGCCGCGACGGGGATCACCAACTACCGCCTGCTCTTCTCCACAGAGGAACTGAAGAAGACGAGCATGCGCTATTTTACCGAAGAAGCATAGGAAAAACTGTATTGACGCCACAGTCAGCACCCGCGAGGCGGGGCCCTTGCCGGCCCCGCGTGGGTGCTGCTTTCGTAAAAGGTTTTTTCGGAACTCTTGGCGAAAAGAAGCATTCTAATAAAATCGCACTGGAAAGGCGGGCGACTTTTTTGAGCCGGATTTACGATCGTTCGGAACAACTGTTTGCTGAAGCGAAAACCCTGATCCCCGGCGGGGTGAACAGCCCCGTGCGGGCTTTCAAATCGGTCGGGCGCAACCCGGTTTTCATCGATCGGGCTGAAGGCGCTTACCTCTATGACGTGGATGGCAACAAGTATGTCGATTATGTCGGCTCCTGGGGCCCCATGATCGTGGGCCATGTCCACCCCGAGGTGTCGGAGGCGCTGAAAGCGGCCATCGACCGTGGCACCTCCTACGGCGCGCCGACTGAACTGGAAAGCCGCCTGGCCAAGCTGGTCCTGGAAGCCTTCCCGGCCATGGACATGGTGAGGATGGTCAACTCGGGCACCGAGGCGACCATGAGCGCCCTGCGCCTCGCTCGCGGCTATACGGGCCGGAGCAAGATCGTCAAGTTCGAAGGCTGCTACCACGGCCACGCCGACAGCCTGCTGATCAAGGCCGGTTCCGGTGCGCTGACCCTCGGCGTGCCCACCAGCCCCGGCGTGCCCGCCAACATCGCCAACAACACGATCACCGCCCCCTACAACGACCTGGAGACGCTAAAGGCGATCTTTGCAGAGGCCGGCGACGACATCGCCGCCATCATCATCGAAGGCGTTCCTGGCAACATGGGCGTTGTGCCGCCCGCGCCCGGTTACCTGCAAGGCGTTCGTGAACTGACTCGCCAGTATGGCGCGCTGATGATCGTCGACGAGGTCATGAGCGGTTTCCGCGTCGATTTCGGCGGCGCCCAGACCCTCTACGGCGTCGAACCGGACCTCACCTGCCTAGGCAAGATCATCGGCGGCGGCCTGCCCGTCGGCGCTTACGGCGGCAAGGCTGAGATCATGGAAAAAGTCTCGCCGGCCGGTCCCATCTACCAGGCGGGAACCCTTTCCGGCAACCCCCTGGCCATGACCGCCGGTATCATCACCCTGGAGATCCTCAAGCGGCCCGGAACCTATGCCGCGCTTGATGAGAAGGCGGCCTATCTGGCGGACGGCCTGGCGAAGGCTGCCGAAAAGGCCGGCGTCCCTGTCTGGACGAACCGCGTCGGCTCCATGCTGACCGGATTCTTCACCGACAAGCCGGTCATCGACTTCGCCTCCGCCTGCACCTCCGATACGGCCGCATTCGGGACCTATTTCCGGGCGATGCTGGACCGCGGCGTCTATCTGGCCTGCTCCCAGTTCGAAGCCGCCTTCCTCTCCTTGGCCATGACGAAAGAGGACCTCGACTTCACCATCGCCGCCGCCGAAGAGGCCTTCCAGGTCGTCGCCGCCGAGCGGGCGAAGGCCTAACGGTGAAAGGGTCGCCCTTTGCGCGCCTGCTCACGCTCGTTATCGTCGTCGCCTTCGCCCTTGTGGGCTATTTTGCGTTGACGAAGGATCAGAACCCACACGGCGATCTGGCCGAATGGGAACGGGAGCATGGCCGCGTTGTCAACACCAACCGCGATCCGGAACGGTTTTGCTACAAATGCCATACCGAAAAATCAGCGTACTGTGTTCGCTGTCACCAGCAGAGAGGGGTACGCCTGGAGAATCCTCTGCCCTGATGGGGCAAATACATCCCCCTATCATGTGGATGATAGGGGAGTGGCAACAATCGGTTAAAGCAAAGAGTTTGCCTCTCATAAAAATTGTTTTTCCGTCTCCGGTCATCCGGGGGCGGATTTTCTTTGCAACAAAAAAAGTGAGCAATTTGTATTTTTTTTGCACAGAAAAAGCAGGAATTGAGGGAGATATCCATGAAATAAAAATTAGTAATGCAATAAATCGATAAAATCAACCGGAAGCCCGTGAGCCGGAGCGGTTGATGAGCCAGCAGGTGACAGAATTGTATTGGTTGTTTGTTTATGAGCCGAATGAACTCTGCGACTTTCAATTACTCGATTACAGCCCGAGAGAGAGAGAGGTCCAACTGTCGAAGGAGGATTATATCCGTTGCGGCGTCTACGCTCGTGAACGGATGCTCGTCGTTTCGGCGGATAACTCATCAAGCGCGCGCCAGAAAGCGATTCAAATGCTGGTGCGCGGAGGGTTCATGGGCGGTCATCGGCGGTAGATCTTTTTTCGTCGCAGCGCATGGAATCGTAATAGGGAAAAACAATAAAACGACAACAACCAGGCGCCTCCGTCTTGCCGGGTAGGGCAGGACAGGCGCCTCTTTGCGCCAGCAATCACACTAAATGGGGTGAACGGGATTTCATGTGGCTTTTCATCGCTGTGATCAGTGCTGTCGTCTTTGGGCTCGCGGGGTTCGGGATGAAGGTGGGCCAGATGCGCGGCGTTCCAACGTCGATGGTCTTGATCGGCTTGTACCTTTCAGGAACCCTTGGCTTTCTCTTTACCTGGCTGGGTGGCGGCGCCGCCGCCGGGATCCTCATCCTGCTGGCCGGGCTGGTGATCGGCCTCGGTTCTGCCGGGGGAAATTTCGCCTTTATGCGGGCATTGGAGACAGGGCCGGCCAGTTTGGCGTCGCCGATCGTCAACATGAATGTGGTGCTTGTCATCCTGCTCTCCGTCCTGGTCTATGGAGAGACGCTGGGATGGGTCAAGGCTGCCGGCGTCTTTTGCATCGTTGTCGCCATCATCCTGATCGCGCTAAGGCCTAGCGGCGCCGGAGGCGCGCGCGGGTCGTTGCACTGGCTGGCCCTTGTCTTGCTGAGCACGCTGCTCTTCGCCGTGCGCAACGGCGGGCTCAAGGTGACCCAGGAGATGGGCCTGGACAACAGCGCCGTGCTTTTTTTCAGCTATCTTTTTCCGCTCATCTATTTCATCTTCCGGCACTGGGGGGAACTGATCGCCATCACGCCGGAGAAGCGCTTGCCCACACTGGGCTGGGGGTTGGCCAGCGGCGTCGGATCCTTCGGCGGTCTACAACTGTACGCCTACGCCCTCTCCCAGGGACCGGCCTCAGTGATTTCGCCTGTCTTTTCCCTGTACGGGCTGGTGATCGTGCTTCTCTCCGTCTGGATCTATAAAGAGCGGTTGACGGCCCTGCAGTCGCTGGCGGTGGCGCTCACCTTCGCCGGCCTCGTTTTGGTCCGGTTCTAAACCGCTCCATCACAATAAAAAACCGCGTCGAGCGATGTCGACGCGGTTACGGTTTTGGATTCTCTTCTGCGTTCGCCTCTTTTTCCCGGAGCTTGGGCCGGGTTGCCGTTCGGTAATAGAGGTAGAAGAATCCGCCGAAGATGACGGCGCCCCAGACCAGCAGGCTCACGTAGCGGTGAAACTCATGCATGAAGGCCTCATAGGCTTCCCCGACGAGAATGCCGATGAAAATCAAGGGCACACACCAGAGGATGGAGCCGATCAGATTCCAGAAGAAGGCTTCCCAGAAGGGCAT of Heliomicrobium undosum contains these proteins:
- the ahbB gene encoding siroheme decarboxylase subunit beta — encoded protein: MLTETDKKLIRLLQDDLPVVSRPFAALAEQVGLTEEDVIARARRYHEEGQMRRFGVALRHREVGFTANGMGCWDVPEERAEEVGRIMATFPEASHCYQRPRFDGWPYSHFTMIHGESREDCEAVARRISAATGITNYRLLFSTEELKKTSMRYFTEEA
- the hemL gene encoding glutamate-1-semialdehyde 2,1-aminomutase, with translation MSRIYDRSEQLFAEAKTLIPGGVNSPVRAFKSVGRNPVFIDRAEGAYLYDVDGNKYVDYVGSWGPMIVGHVHPEVSEALKAAIDRGTSYGAPTELESRLAKLVLEAFPAMDMVRMVNSGTEATMSALRLARGYTGRSKIVKFEGCYHGHADSLLIKAGSGALTLGVPTSPGVPANIANNTITAPYNDLETLKAIFAEAGDDIAAIIIEGVPGNMGVVPPAPGYLQGVRELTRQYGALMIVDEVMSGFRVDFGGAQTLYGVEPDLTCLGKIIGGGLPVGAYGGKAEIMEKVSPAGPIYQAGTLSGNPLAMTAGIITLEILKRPGTYAALDEKAAYLADGLAKAAEKAGVPVWTNRVGSMLTGFFTDKPVIDFASACTSDTAAFGTYFRAMLDRGVYLACSQFEAAFLSLAMTKEDLDFTIAAAEEAFQVVAAERAKA
- a CDS encoding cytochrome c3 family protein, translated to MKGSPFARLLTLVIVVAFALVGYFALTKDQNPHGDLAEWEREHGRVVNTNRDPERFCYKCHTEKSAYCVRCHQQRGVRLENPLP
- a CDS encoding EamA family transporter, with protein sequence MWLFIAVISAVVFGLAGFGMKVGQMRGVPTSMVLIGLYLSGTLGFLFTWLGGGAAAGILILLAGLVIGLGSAGGNFAFMRALETGPASLASPIVNMNVVLVILLSVLVYGETLGWVKAAGVFCIVVAIILIALRPSGAGGARGSLHWLALVLLSTLLFAVRNGGLKVTQEMGLDNSAVLFFSYLFPLIYFIFRHWGELIAITPEKRLPTLGWGLASGVGSFGGLQLYAYALSQGPASVISPVFSLYGLVIVLLSVWIYKERLTALQSLAVALTFAGLVLVRF